TGCTGCACAGTCCAGTTTCTCGTCCTTGCAGTATCCGCTTATGAGCGCAGTGTAGGTAACTTCATTTGGGCATAACCCACGATCCATCATTTCGTTGAACATTCCAGAAGCCAATTCCATTTTACTTATCTTGCAAAAACCAGAAATCAGTTCAGTATAGGACCACTCATCAGGTTGACACCCATTAGCCTTCATAAGCTCTAGAACTCTAATAGCCACATCAGTATCCCCTGAGTCACAGTATCctttgatgatgatgttgtATGTGACAAGTGTAGGTGTAGGCCTTCCCTTCAACATGTTGGTCAGCATTGACATTGCCTTCTCGGTATCACCAATTGTGCAGTAGCCCCTGATCAATTCATTGTATGAACTGGTGTTCGGTAAACAACCATGTTTGCCCATCATATTAAAAACAATAAGTGCAGAATCAATTTCCATATTCTCCATCAGAACATTCATCAAAGCATTATATGTCACTGTATTAGGAACCACACCATCTCTTGACATCCTATGAAACAGTCCAATGGCCATCCTTGATACACGCTGCCCACTTATAAGTGATGTGTATGTATACACATTTGGTTTGcatcccttttttttcatatcGATGAATATCTTCCAGGCATCTTCAATGCGCCCCATGTCACATAATGCAACAATAGGGGCAGTAAAAGTGTGAACTGTCGGCAGAACACCATGCCGTGTCATTTCACTAATAAAATCCAACGCCTCATTCACCCTCCCACTGTTGCAGAGCCCATTGATTAGGGTTGAGTATGTTGCGGCGTTTGGCTCACACCCCTCTTCATCCATCCGATTGAAAATCTCAAATGCTGAATCCAAGTCACGGTTCCTACAATACCCAAGAATCATCGACGTGTAGGTGAACGTGTCGGGTTTCATCCCGGATTTGAACACCTTATTTATGATTGACTCTGCATCCCTAACATTGCCATCCTTGCACAATGCATTGATCACGGAATTGTAGATAAGTAAATTTGGCTGCAGACCTTCTCTGAGAATCTGGTGGTACCTGTCCATGACAGTGCTTGTCATGTTAAGCTTGTTCAGCTGGATCAACAGGGTTGTGTACGTGAAGAGACCCATCTTGGGCCCTCTCTGGCTGAACATATCCAAGTAATTCAACGCTTGCGTCATCTCCGCTTTGTTGCTGCAGGATTTGATCATGTGGATGCGGGCGCGTCCCACTGCGGCAGGGCGGTCACGGGACTCCAGCAGACGCATGGCGACCTTGGCGAACGTGTCCGGCCCGTATTTGTGGGAATGCTCCCGCGAGAGGAAGAGCAGGAACTCGAGCGCGCGGACAGGGACTAGGCACCTGGCTGCTACGAAGGCGGCCTTCTCGGGTGTGAGAGACGCGAGCAGGGTGCTGCGCTGCCAATCAGGCTGCGCCAGACACGAGAGCGCACGCTTAGTCAGGGTGGCTTTTCTCGGCCGTGGCTGCGTCAGCTCCTCCGGCCTTTGGCTAGGGCTACCCACGGGGTCTTCTGGAGGTGGTTTCTCGGATCCCAGGCCACCTTTCTCCagtgaggaagaggagaaggcggAGAGAAGGGGGTGGGGGAGCGGTTTGaagtgggcggcggcggatgcggCGCGCGGGAGGAGGGATAAGGGGCGGAGGCGACGGATGGGCGAAGGGGGCGACGGCGCCATGGtaggacgaggaggaagatgaagtcCAATTGGAGGTGGGGGATCCCATCGCGTCATGGGAGAAGAAGGGTGGCCATGTGGGGTGGCGGTGGCCAAGGGATGGATTCCGAGGGCAGCGGCCAGGGAGAGTCGGAGAGAGCTACACGAAGGACGAACTCCGTAGGTTGAAGGAAAGAGAGATGGGCCGTAGTGGGCTACCGATTCTTAAAGAGGAAGTGTTGTCGCTTGGGCTACATCCAGGCCGAATCTAGCAATAATATCTTGTAGGCTAAGGCCCACATGTAGCCCATAAGCTGAGCACGACCTGGTCTGGCCTGTCGCGGCTAACCTAACCGCCGCCCATGAGACGCCGTGTGCGCGGGGTGGGAAGCGGCGGCTCGGAagcgcagcagccgctgaccAGCCGGCCGGTCTGCCGATGTTGTCTCGTCCTGCGGGCTACGGTGGCCGGACGGCAGCGACATTTGATCGGTTCGCCGTGAAcgggccagcggcggcgacggctaATCCCGATGGGAACGGCGAGCGTACGTATCTCTGTGCTCGATCTGCGGTTGTCAATTAAGGGTAGCTAAGCAAGCAGCGCGCTTCTTGTTGCCCCGGTAAAGGTACAACTAGCAAACAAGACTAATGGGGCGCGCACTCTTGTGTTTGATTTGATATCCCAATGTTGAGATGCACAACTAAGATGTTAGCAGAGCACAACATGGAAATCCTTAATTTGCCTTTCACCATGTTGCTCTCACTGTCGCACGAGATCCAGCACCACTCCGGATTACGGAATAAAATACACTATGCATTCGGCCAAATGCAAAACCTCTTTATAAAGTGTAAATGCTATCAGGTACACAATGATACATATACAAAAAACTTGAAAAACCCCAAAGCACtactcattttttttgtgatgaaTCATGATATCAACCTTCACCCAATTGCTAGCCAACACACACCACGAGTACACACACTGATGTGGATGTCCAGCTAGCCCACCACgcatcttctcttttttttttccctctcaaCCACATCTTGCAAAAATCCTGGAGCGCTCCAACTGCAGCACAACTCCATTATTTACCTTTCTGCAAACACACGCCGTTCTGTTCTGTCTTCTGTGCTGTATGCTCTATAAATCACTCTTACACACTTCTCTTTGTACATCGCTAGATGCGTCTCCTTCAGACGTTCTCAGCCGACTTCGGAGCGAATTTCTTAACTGCGTCGCCGACAGACATGAATATATTGTCTTCACCGATGAGCTCTGTGAAGTTCGCTGACCGGAGCTTCTGGATCACTGCTGGCCCCGGATTGGCGAGAATCAGCTGTAAGTGGAACacatggaattttttttcttagtgGAGCGTTTCTTCCATGAACATTCTTGTGGTAGCAGCTAGTAGCTCTAGAATTTGAATGCTGGTTTTGGTACTTTACCTGAATTTTGCGCTTTTCAAGTGCTTTTAACAACTCCTCCAAGGCATGGATCCCACTTGTGTCAATATCAGTTACCGCTGTTGAAGAGCTAGATCAGTATTTTAAACCAttataataaataaattattaaTTTCTGCATTCTGAAAATTTGGTAAACCCATCAATCTATCATGTTCTTACGAGATAGCTCAACAATCAGAAACTCTGTTTTCGACAATTTCTGTTCCTGCTGTTGTTCTTCCTCATCTCTCAGCCATCTCAGGATTCTGAAAATAGTAAATGAAGcattgttatttttctttactATGATAGTAAGTGAAGCATTGTTTCCCGTGATTCCTATACTGGTCATCATACACAGTCACTGAAATAAGGACATATATCTTGAATATAAGTAGTTTACCTCTCTTTAACATAATTGGAGTTCGTGAAGTAGATGGCTGAGTCCACTCTTACAATCAGAACCCCAGGCACCTTGGTAGCTTCTGGGTATTGTTCAACATTCCTATAGATAAATGTTCTTGGAAGGTTACCAAGTAAAGCTGTTCTCGGCCGTGTTACTTGGAGAAGAATTTTGGCAAGAGATATTGCAACCTATTCCATACAAGTTCAACAATCATCAGCTGATGCCAATAGCGGGGTTTCAATTGTAAATAACATGAAAGAAATTGTAGAGATACACACCGCAATGAGCAAGCCGTACTCCACTGATGCAAATATGACTCCAAAGAATGCTCCTAGGCATGCCACGAAGTCCATCTTATCAACCTTCCAGATAAGGTATGCTGACTCATAATCAACTAGGCCAACAACTGCATTTATGATGATGGAAGCTAGGATGGCATTGGGCGTGTACTTGAACAATGGAGTGATCAACAACAGTGTGAGCATTACAACAATTGCCATAACAACATTAGATACTGCTGTTTTGCAGCCAGCCATGTAATTGACTGCTGATCGTGAGAAAGAACCTGCAGCAAACACACAATTTCAATTCATTCCGAGTGTTTCTACGGCAATAAATAACCAGCTGTTCGTtgttttatataaaaaaaaatagaatggGTATATTTTTATAGCCTGTAGATTTTGTCAGTTACCTGTGGCCACGTAGCACGAAGTCATTGAACCTACAATGTTCATTGTTCCTAGAGCCACCATTTCTTTGTTCCCATCTATTTGGTAGTCCTTCATGCTAGCAAAGGTTCTTCCAATTGCAATTGCTTCCTGATAACTTTTATCACGTTTAGCACTTTGCTGGATATCCTAAAAATCATTTTCCATGCtataaatttgaaacaaaaaaggtGAAGTTTTTGTTACCGTTAGGCCGACCATTCCAGCGACTACCCCGATTCTGAATCCTTTCATCAAATATGGACCAGACCAATATATGAGATGAAGTGAAGGTGGATTGATGCCTTGCTTTATGTCCTTGACCTGCAATTAATCAGCGATTGTCCACATTGTTATCTTCAACTAATATGTTACCAGACTCTGATGCCAAAAGTATGGCTTACAATTGCAACACCATGCTTGTCTGCACGAGTGATGTACACACAAAAGGTGGATATGATCACCGAAGTGAGCGGTGCGATTGCAGAAACCCAGAAAAGCTTTTTATTCTTCTTGGCCTGAATTATCCCAATGGAACAGCACAGTCATCACAAATAGTCAAGCACAACCAAGATGAAATTATGGAGCATGCAGTATTTTATCTTACAATATACTTGGTGGCCAGAAGAAATGCCAAGAAGGACGCTCCGATCAACATCGTCTGCCAGTTCCACTGAATCAACAACCCAAGGGTAAGTTCACTGAATATTGATTTTCAACCAGAGAAGTATTAAattgaataaaataaaaggtaTGCTGTCTTACCCCATGGTGAACATTGCCCCAGACTGATTCCATGACCGATATGATATCAGACTTCTTGGTGAAGTGCACAATGCCAAGGAAGCCCTTGAGCTGCTGAAGAGCAATGGTGATGGCGGCACCCGCCATGAAACCGACGATGGCGGCATGAGACAAGAACTCTATGATAAATCCTAGCCTGCAGGTGAGTCTGGTCAGAGGCTACACAAACAGATAAACTGCCCATGCCAATATATCATCATAACCAAGTAACTGACAGGTTAACAATCACCAGCCGTGATCAGACCACACTCACCTGAAGAACCCAAGCATTGCCTGAGTGATCCCCGCAAAGAATGTCGCGGTGAACGCCAGCCGGCTGTACTCTAACGGATTCTTGACCGGATCGATCTCATCCTGGAGGAGAGTGCCGAGCAAGAGCGACACAACGGCCACTGGACCGATGGCTATATCTCTGGAGCTGCCCATCAGTGCGTATATCAAAGGCGGAACGAAGCTACTGTCTGCAAATATTTCTTATCATCAATTGTAGCCACAGAAGCAAAATTCTCATCTCAACAAGAACAAAGAAATGCGTCTACATATAACTATATATGCACTTACACAGTCCAATATGTGGTGGCAGGAATGCAAGCTTGGCATAACCAATGTCCTGGTCGAAGATATCATCAGAACACAAGTCAGGACTGACAAATCAATGGACACCTCAGCATGCCGTCGTTGTGTGCATGAACTGTGTGCACAGCATAGCGTGCTTGCTGACCTGAGGTATGCAGAGGCTGGCGATGGTGAGCCCGGCGACAAAGTCCCCCTTGAACTTGCCGAAGGTGTAGTGCCTGCCCCAGTCCAGCACCGGGAAGACGTGCTGCAGGCTGAGCCACAGCTTCTTGGACCTCGGCTGGTCCTTGTACTCCCGCAGCGggtcgtcggcgaagaaggtCTCCTTCACCGCGTCGGAGAACTCCGCAAGGAGGCCCTTCTTGGGTGGGAAGCCGACCTTGTAGCCGTGCTGGATGCTGTCCGTGCGGTGGTGCGATGACCCTGTCCGGCTGGACACGTCGTCGTCGAAGTCTTCACCGCCATCAGACACTGTTCGCGGCATTGTTGGTGTTGCTGGCACAGGCTAGGCGCAGGAAGATACGTCTATCTGTAAATGAAGCAGTGAGCACATCAAGACCTAAGTACAAAGAAATTGCTAACATATACGACGGAAAAGGTGAAGTTACATATATATCAATGAACTCTTCCAGtatgaagattgaaaaaatcaaCCGTACTATtagagctgcaaatttttgaccctcagggtaccctttgaccctccttagttcaaacaaatgaactagtttttcaaaaagttgtgtcattttaaatttttagttcatttggttgaactaaagagggtcaaagggtaccctcgGGGTCAAAATTTTGCAACTCTAAGTACTATCAATAAAACAGACACACGCATTATCATGACaagctgcatgcatggtgcaactaaggtctgaactctgaacagAATAAAATAATCTGCAACCAAGATCGAACAGAAATAGATGTTTGTCTTCAGAACCAGTGGAGCCATGCAAGAATGAAAATGAACAAAGGAAGGAGAACCTACACAGCTATGCTTATCAGAGCAATTAGCCCAGGAAGCTAGACAGAGGCCTGCTTTGTTGGGTTGTCAAGAAGCTAAGCCAATGCCCATTATATATAGTTGCAGAGGAGCTGCGGCTACGATCAAGGTCAACCCCTTCATTTAAAAAGGGCCAAGAGATAAGCTGAGCTGCAAACTACGAATCTGCGTCGAAAACTGCCCCAGATTCAACACAGCGCAGGAAATGCCCCGCCTAATGAATAGGTTTATTCCACAGCTCatcacttgctgaatttgtaAATCATTTGCAAAAACAAACCGTAGTTGAAACAATGTGCCGACGACAGGTGACAGAAGAAAAACTGAAACCCTTGCAGCTCTCTCTTCGGTTTAATGTGATTGAAGGAGCACACATGTATGGGCCAGAGTGGACTTCAGCAAATGGATGTAAGCACCTTAGCTACATGAGCAACTTAATATTATCTAACAATCTTCATCGAGTTGCATTTATGAAATATTGTAGTTATTCTAGCAAAAATGTACTGGAGCAGCAAATTCCTGGAAAGTCATGCACACCTTTGGTTAATTTAGGACAGTAAAATTCCAATGAACCTGTCAAAATAAATTTTGAAGAACTCCAACCTCTGATATAAAGGGGCCCAGACTACTGTAATTATAACATTTGGCTAACGGAATTGAAGTGTACGAATTATGAGGCCACACAAAGACTGGAGGATATATTCAGAAGAACACTGGCCACTGAAAAAAAAGCAATTCTGGGGGATTCTGGGCACTCTCGATGGCTCTAATCAGCTAATCAAAAGGTAGCTTAGCTAGTTAATAGTACGAAGTAGTACCATTTACCCTGCCCTTCGCTTTCCATGCTTGTAGTATCTCATACGGCCAACTGATCAAGGGAATAAATAGAGTTCCTTGACCATAGTTATGGACAAGTTCCATAAGTTATGGCATGTTACAGTTTATAATGCATCGTCTCAAGGACTAGGCAGGCCTCAATAATGCAGTTGTTAATTGCAATTATGAACAGATATCAGAACATGATCTGCAGCAGCTTAGCAGACGTTCAGACTGCAGATCGGGACTGTCAGTCGTTGCCGAAAACGGATCGATTAATCAAATCAACAAATGGTAGTTTTTGCAAAAACTTGGTCATGGTCTGCAGATGAATTGCATGAACTTGGTCCAACCGTCCAGGAACTCGAAGAGGCTTAATGCACATATGCGGTGGACGGTTCGGAAGCGCACCAGCGTGCTTCTCCCTGCCTAACAGATTTGATTCCGGGCACTCTCGGTGGCTCTCGTCACTTGCGTAGGAACGAACCTTTGGCTCTGCTCATGATGTGGCCTTTTTCTCTCTATCTTTCCAAGCCAATGACCCAATGTGCTCTGCCTTTTATATATACAGGCTGATGATAGGAGCATCTGAAGATGTCCAGTATTCTGACTGCTCTGTGGATAACTGGAGATCTATTTTCATACGTGAACAGAGAAAAAGGTAATATATGAAAAACACTGAGAAATCATAAACCCCTTGGTTAAAACTCTTCTTGTTTCACAATTCCAGAAAGCATCTGGGTCATTGAAATCAAGAACTGAGACCGTAAGAAGCAATGAACACAAAGATCAGAGAGAATAGAATAAACAAGGCAGGGATCACTGAAACCCTTTACGACTAGAGTACAGCAGTTAAAAAACTTTTCTGCGGCACTTTTGACTGCTTGCTGTGCCAAAAGTAAAATGGAAGGAAAGcgaagaaggaaaaacaaaagatcaaaggaacaaaatatttttcttactgTGATGTTCCCCTCGAGCACTTCCGCTGCGCAGCTTCAGACCTTTTCCTTGTTGCTTTCCTTGGGTCCCACTGATGTTCTACAACAATACATTCCTCGTTGGGTGGCGGAGGGTCGTTTGGAATGTGGACGCGATTGTGGGTCAGGTGATCGATGACAGATTGACAGTTCCTTCACTATTTAAATAGAAGTGGAAGAACTAGAACTGAAAAAGAACgcggaagagagagaaagtcAAAACGTGTCCTGGTTCAATGTATCTGGTGCCGGAGGTAGCGCAGGGATTAAGAAGAGGATCGAAATGAGCCACCTGTTGGCCAGGTTGACTTTGCTGGTATTTTTAGAGGGGCTCATGCTAGATTTAGATGGTTTTGAAAGAGCCATAGCAATTACAGACGGGAACTAGTACTGGTTAACAGTTTCGGAGGCAGCTAGATTTTGATCACTCGCGTTCATGTTGTCTGTGTCTGGTACAGTATGTAGTATGCATAAATAGATGTACTGTATTAATTGTTGAGAACTGTGTTGTTGTTTGGATGATTACTAGAGGTGGCTGTAAGTGTAACTCTATTCACCGGAGATCAGACTCCAGGCCTCACTACATTGCACCGGGTTTTCTCAATGAGAAAATGCATTCGTCGGTTTCTTCTAGATCATACAGGTATATAAAGTGGATACTTCTTACCCACGTGCCAATAATCTCATACTACAAAGTTAAACATAGGCGCTGACGATGATCCAAGCAAGCAAAGGGAACATAACTTCGATACCACTTCCTTTTTATTTCAGGACTGGACCGACCAGCTAGTGATTTTGATTGACAGCTCGATCAACACTTGCCACAAGCTAGTTTAGTTTTGGTTTGCAAAGGAACTCGCGGGCTGACGTACATGCCGGTCATACGAAAATAAGTACAGTAATTAAATGCATTTATTCCTAGGGAAAATGGAGAATGtgtcccttctctctctctcttttttttgtttttttttgtttgcggGTAGGAGAATGTGTCCCTTCGTTGTCGCCAGGAGACGATGATACATTGCGTAAGATTTATTTGCCGattcttctttgttttcttcaacCAGAAAGGGATAGCTGATGAGCAGCTAGCTTACATCAGTGACCGTCAGGCTTGCCGATTCTTATTTCGATACATAACGACTAATCATGGCGTTCCACACCAAACAGACGCTCTTAGTATAACTCCGAAACGAGTGTAACACTCTTGTGTCGAAGTCACCCATCTCGCCTCCGAGGACACACATGAACGATGGTCGCGAGTGCGACGGGCCGGGCGCACCGCGCTGCAGACTACTTATGTTCCCAGCCGGTCATCTGTGACAGGAAGATGACATGTGCTCCCTCGAATATTCGGTTGTGTTCGCCCCTTTgtagccttttttttaaagtattCTATCCATTTTGTGTTGGAATACGTAAGCAATATTTTAGTTCTAAATAGTATTACCtctgatcttaaattcttgactcaaatttgcccaaatatgaatgtatctatttaaaaaaaaatctagatacatgtaatattttgacaacaatttagaatagGAAGAAATACTTACAAGTTAAACGTTGTGAAT
This is a stretch of genomic DNA from Brachypodium distachyon strain Bd21 chromosome 1, Brachypodium_distachyon_v3.0, whole genome shotgun sequence. It encodes these proteins:
- the LOC100838829 gene encoding sulfate transporter 1.2, translated to MPRTVSDGGEDFDDDVSSRTGSSHHRTDSIQHGYKVGFPPKKGLLAEFSDAVKETFFADDPLREYKDQPRSKKLWLSLQHVFPVLDWGRHYTFGKFKGDFVAGLTIASLCIPQDIGYAKLAFLPPHIGLYSSFVPPLIYALMGSSRDIAIGPVAVVSLLLGTLLQDEIDPVKNPLEYSRLAFTATFFAGITQAMLGFFRLGFIIEFLSHAAIVGFMAGAAITIALQQLKGFLGIVHFTKKSDIISVMESVWGNVHHGWNWQTMLIGASFLAFLLATKYIAKKNKKLFWVSAIAPLTSVIISTFCVYITRADKHGVAIVKDIKQGINPPSLHLIYWSGPYLMKGFRIGVVAGMVGLTEAIAIGRTFASMKDYQIDGNKEMVALGTMNIVGSMTSCYVATGSFSRSAVNYMAGCKTAVSNVVMAIVVMLTLLLITPLFKYTPNAILASIIINAVVGLVDYESAYLIWKVDKMDFVACLGAFFGVIFASVEYGLLIAVAISLAKILLQVTRPRTALLGNLPRTFIYRNVEQYPEATKVPGVLIVRVDSAIYFTNSNYVKERILRWLRDEEEQQQEQKLSKTEFLIVELSPVTDIDTSGIHALEELLKALEKRKIQLILANPGPAVIQKLRSANFTELIGEDNIFMSVGDAVKKFAPKSAENV